Proteins from one Mercurialis annua linkage group LG7, ddMerAnnu1.2, whole genome shotgun sequence genomic window:
- the LOC126657559 gene encoding caffeoyl-CoA O-methyltransferase-like, translated as MAPGLEEQQNQQTSHTDIKQSLAIYKDILENKEPEQTVDHEQQNQAAGHQEIGHKSLLQSDALYQYILETSVYPGEPEAMKELRELTANHKWNIMTTSADEGQFLSMLLKLINAKNTMEIGVYTGYSLLATALALPEDGKILAMDINRENYELGLPVIQKAGVAHKIDFKEGPALPVLDQLIEEGNYHGTFDFIFVDADKDNYLNYHKRTIELVKIGGVIGYDNTLWTGAVVAPADAPLKKYVRFYLDHILEFNKALAADPRVEICQLPIGDGITLCRRIS; from the exons ATGGCTCCAGGTTTGGAAGAGCAGCAAAATCAGCAAACTAGCCACACTGATATCAAACAGAGTCTAGCTATTTACAAG GATATTCTTGAAAATAAGGAACCTGAACAAACAGTGGATCATGAGCAGCAAAACCAAGCCGCCGGGCACCAAGAAATCGGACATAAGAGTCTCTTACAGAGTGATGCTCTTTACCAG TATATACTTGAAACTAGTGTTTATCCCGGGGAGCCTGAAGCAATGAAAGAACTGCGAGAATTAACAGCAAATCATAAATG GAATATAATGACAACTTCAGCTGATGAAGGCCAATTTTTGAGCATGCTGCTGAAGCTAATTAATGCGAAGAACACTATGGAAATTGGTGTTTATACTGGCTACTCACTTCTTGCTACTGCTCTTGCTCTCCCCGAAGACGGCAAG ATATTGGCTATGGACATCAATCGTGAAAACTACGAATTAGGTTTACCAGTCATTCAAAAAGCTGGCGTTGCTCACAAGATTGACTTTAAAGAAGGACCTGCTCTTCCTGTTCTTGATCAATTAATTGAAGAA GGAAATTATCATGGAACATTTGATTTCATCTTTGTGGATGCTGACAAGGACAATTACCTTAACTATCACAAAAGAACAATTGAGCTTGTGAAGATCGGAGGAGTAATCGGATACGACAACACTCTATGGACTGGTGCTGTGGTCGCACCAGCTGATGCACCATTGAAGAAGTATGTGAGGTTTTATTTGGATCATATATTGGAATTCAACAAGGCCTTGGCTGCTGATCCAAGGGTTGAGATTTGCCAGCTTCCAATTGGCGATGGGATTACTCTGTGCCGCCGCATTAGCTGA
- the LOC126654550 gene encoding F-box protein At5g67140, with protein sequence MEQRAEIDRLPIDLLAHIFLLINSFTDLAQASSVCRKWKEGVKQSLGRRYSLSFAGLKMDDHSTVRIVRFAYSLRELDISRSRWGCQITDNGLYEISLSKCIGNLTFISLWGMTGITDKGVVQLMSRANSLQHLNIGGTFISDDSLYAIADSCSRLKSIGLWSCRHVTEIGLLYLVNKCRKLESINAWGTRLPLDCFMGLLTVSPALQIKHSGFQLNIATVSMLPVA encoded by the exons ATGGAACAACGAGCAGAAATTGATCGGCTACCCATCGACTTATTAGCTCATATTTTCCTGCTGATCAATTCTTTTACTGATTTAGCTCA GGCAAGCAGTGTTTGCAGAAAATGGAAGGAAGGAGTGAAACAGTCGTTAGGAAGAAGATACAGTTTGAGCTTTGCAGGGTTGAAAATGGATGATCATTCTACTGTACGGATTGTACGCTTTGCTTATAGTCTCAGAGAACTTGACAT TTCGAGAAGTCGTTGGGGCTGCCAGATAACAGACAATGGACTATATGAAATATCTTTATCAAAGTGCATTGGCAACCTAACATTCATATCCTTATGGGGCATGACTGGGATCACTGATAAAGGTGTTGTTCAATTG ATGTCAAGAGCCAATTCATTGCAACACCTAAATATCGGTGGTACATTCATCAGTGACGACTCTTTATACGCTATTGCAGATAGCTGCTCGCGCTTAAAG AGCATTGGCTTGTGGAGCTGCCGTCATGTAACAGAGATCGGACTTCTTTATCTTGTGAATAAATGCCGTAAACTGGAGTCTATTAATGCATGGGGAACTAGACTCCCTCTAGACTGCTTTATGGGTTTGCTTACTGTCAGTCCGGCTCTTCAAATAAAGCACAGCGGATTTCAGCTAAATATTGCAACTGTGTCTATGTTGCCTGTTGCATGA